A region from the Pirellulaceae bacterium genome encodes:
- a CDS encoding small basic protein produces MTIDKSLKVRRGGLGNRNVLTRVERIAKLEENERWKEGDSIFGLPKVRVQKVALKKKKKVKVEEGEEEQKEET; encoded by the coding sequence ATGACAATCGACAAGAGCCTCAAGGTTCGACGAGGCGGTCTTGGTAACCGCAACGTACTGACACGGGTCGAGCGCATCGCCAAGTTGGAAGAAAACGAGCGTTGGAAAGAAGGCGATTCGATCTTCGGACTTCCTAAAGTGCGCGTCCAAAAGGTCGCCCTAAAGAAGAAGAAGAAGGTCAAAGTAGAAGAAGGTGAAGAAGAGCAGAAGGAAGAAACCTAA
- a CDS encoding sugar phosphate isomerase/epimerase: MKYGMNLLLWSGDLSDEMLPVLESLKSMGYDGVELPIFDLDVDKWAKWGKRLDELGLERTAVTVRGEEDNPISIDNAIRAKGVANNKLALDCCQAVNAQTLVGPYHSALGHFTGAGPTKDEWSRGVDSMRQVAEHAEKVDVMLGVEYLNRFECHLLNCAADTVRFLKDVDHPHCRMMYDTFHANIEEKSPAAAIRECAPYLVHVHISENDRSTPGTGGVHWDNNFDALNEVGYDGWLMIEAFGLALPELVAATKIWRRMYDSEEQLARDGLAFMKGEVEKRQN; this comes from the coding sequence ATGAAGTACGGTATGAATTTGTTGTTGTGGAGCGGTGATCTCAGCGACGAAATGTTGCCCGTCTTGGAATCGCTTAAATCGATGGGTTACGACGGTGTCGAATTACCAATCTTCGATTTAGATGTGGACAAATGGGCGAAGTGGGGGAAACGACTCGACGAACTTGGTCTCGAACGCACGGCCGTCACGGTCCGCGGCGAAGAAGATAATCCAATCAGTATCGATAATGCGATCCGGGCGAAAGGAGTCGCCAACAACAAACTGGCACTCGACTGCTGCCAAGCTGTCAACGCTCAGACCTTAGTCGGGCCTTACCACTCAGCACTAGGACATTTCACCGGCGCCGGTCCGACCAAAGACGAATGGAGTCGCGGCGTAGACAGCATGCGACAAGTTGCTGAGCACGCGGAAAAGGTTGACGTCATGCTAGGCGTTGAGTATCTCAATCGATTCGAGTGTCACCTGTTGAACTGTGCAGCAGATACCGTCAGATTCCTCAAAGATGTGGATCATCCCCATTGCCGCATGATGTATGACACCTTTCATGCCAACATCGAGGAAAAGTCACCCGCTGCAGCTATCCGTGAATGTGCCCCCTACCTGGTTCATGTGCACATCTCCGAAAACGATCGCAGTACCCCCGGGACGGGCGGTGTTCATTGGGATAACAACTTCGATGCTCTCAACGAAGTGGGTTACGACGGTTGGCTGATGATCGAAGCCTTTGGATTGGCTCTTCCCGAATTGGTTGCCGCGACGAAGATCTGGCGACGCATGTACGATTCCGAGGAACAATTGGCACGTGATGGACTGGCATTCATGAAGGGTGAGGTCGAGAAGCGCCAGAATTGA
- the rpe gene encoding ribulose-phosphate 3-epimerase has protein sequence MSSRQQLERLRRATPAVLPSLLMCDFANLQQEVQRLEQAEVKGLHLDVMDGQFVPNLSYGMPIIAAIRGVTDLPLDVHLMVERPGRYIKDFVDSGADLITIHIEATDDPHRDLSEIRELGCGVGLSLNPDTPLAQIEPFVELCDLILVMSVNAGFGGQSFNPVALEKLNLLRKQSQEDLILEVDGGVNTTTMGSCAEAGADLFVVGSAIFREPDYASIIRELETLAQRH, from the coding sequence ATGTCATCTCGCCAACAACTCGAACGCTTGCGTCGTGCGACCCCTGCGGTTCTGCCGTCGCTGTTGATGTGCGATTTCGCCAATCTCCAACAGGAGGTTCAGCGACTTGAACAAGCCGAAGTCAAGGGACTTCATTTGGATGTGATGGATGGTCAATTTGTTCCGAATTTGAGCTATGGCATGCCGATCATCGCGGCAATCCGTGGGGTGACTGATTTACCGCTCGATGTTCATTTAATGGTTGAACGGCCAGGTCGATATATCAAGGATTTTGTCGACAGCGGCGCCGACTTAATTACGATTCATATTGAGGCAACAGATGATCCTCACCGTGACCTTTCGGAGATCCGAGAGCTGGGGTGTGGAGTCGGACTGTCCTTAAATCCGGACACGCCATTGGCTCAGATCGAGCCGTTTGTGGAATTGTGCGATCTCATTTTAGTAATGAGTGTCAACGCCGGATTTGGCGGCCAGTCATTCAATCCGGTCGCCTTAGAAAAGCTTAATCTTCTGAGAAAACAGAGTCAGGAGGACTTGATCCTGGAAGTCGATGGTGGCGTGAACACGACCACCATGGGCTCCTGCGCCGAGGCAGGGGCAGATTTGTTTGTGGTGGGTTCTGCGATCTTTCGCGAGCCTGACTACGCTTCAATCATTCGCGAGCTGGAAACCTTGGCCCAGCGGCACTAG
- a CDS encoding SMC-Scp complex subunit ScpB → MTHDDQSEVDGFGSDSQNSDDAEPTTLSVDQLTNAFAQLIGQDSPAASADEDNAETESKTTKESNIEAIVAEDDDSNVSAEAILEAILFVGHPQNEPLTSRLMASYLRGVTPAEIDDLVLHLNQLYQEQDAPYQVVSDAAGYRLALRAEFEKTRERFYGRVREAKLSQLAVDLLAVVAYNQPISRQQIETLKGRPCGGALNQLVRRQLLAVERDPSAPKKITYKTTDRFLDLFRLESLDDLPSHDDFG, encoded by the coding sequence ATGACTCACGACGACCAATCAGAAGTCGATGGCTTTGGCTCCGACAGTCAAAACTCCGACGACGCCGAGCCAACGACTTTATCTGTCGATCAATTGACAAACGCGTTTGCTCAATTGATCGGTCAAGACTCGCCCGCGGCATCGGCGGATGAAGATAACGCAGAGACCGAATCGAAAACGACGAAAGAATCCAACATTGAGGCGATTGTCGCCGAAGACGACGACTCAAATGTTTCCGCCGAGGCGATCCTGGAAGCCATCCTGTTCGTCGGCCATCCGCAGAATGAACCTCTGACCAGTCGTTTGATGGCCAGTTACCTGCGCGGCGTGACCCCGGCGGAGATCGATGACTTGGTCCTTCACCTGAATCAGCTCTACCAGGAACAAGACGCCCCCTACCAAGTGGTTTCCGACGCGGCCGGCTATCGTTTGGCACTCCGAGCTGAATTCGAAAAAACGCGAGAACGTTTTTACGGTCGAGTTCGAGAAGCGAAACTATCACAACTGGCTGTCGACTTGCTGGCTGTTGTTGCCTACAACCAACCGATTTCTCGACAACAAATCGAAACGTTAAAAGGCCGTCCCTGTGGTGGGGCCCTCAATCAATTAGTGCGGCGCCAACTGCTCGCGGTAGAACGAGACCCGAGCGCGCCAAAGAAAATTACCTACAAGACAACCGACCGATTTCTCGACTTATTTCGACTAGAATCGCTCGACGATCTACCCAGCCACGACGACTTTGGTTGA
- a CDS encoding phosphoglycerate mutase family protein has translation MVRVILIRPGTTDYDEQGRIKGTLDIPLNEFGNDQIARTANELADLGIEMVYSSPCQAAEETAAVLCSALALKSKTVNRLQNLDHGLWQGKLIDEIKSTQRKVYKQWQEQPDTVCPPEGETMSSTRQRVQIALEKILKKHKSGTIAIVVPGPLASIVRSYLDQTDLGNLWQAETECGSWMAIDVPDDKVLASSLE, from the coding sequence ATGGTTCGAGTAATTCTGATCCGACCCGGCACAACCGACTATGACGAGCAGGGTCGTATCAAAGGAACGTTAGACATTCCTTTGAACGAATTCGGTAACGACCAAATCGCCCGCACCGCAAACGAGTTAGCCGATCTGGGCATCGAGATGGTTTATTCGTCACCTTGCCAGGCAGCCGAGGAAACGGCGGCTGTGTTGTGCAGCGCGCTGGCACTTAAATCCAAAACGGTCAACCGGTTGCAAAATCTGGATCACGGCTTGTGGCAGGGAAAACTGATTGATGAAATCAAATCAACCCAGCGAAAAGTCTATAAACAGTGGCAGGAACAACCTGACACGGTCTGTCCCCCCGAGGGGGAGACGATGAGTTCTACTCGGCAACGAGTGCAAATCGCTCTCGAGAAGATCCTGAAGAAACACAAATCGGGAACAATCGCCATCGTTGTACCGGGGCCGTTGGCTAGCATCGTTCGCAGCTATCTTGATCAAACCGATCTGGGAAATCTCTGGCAAGCCGAAACCGAGTGCGGCAGCTGGATGGCAATTGATGTTCCCGATGACAAAGTGCTAGCATCCTCGTTAGAATAG
- the larA gene encoding nickel-dependent lactate racemase, whose protein sequence is MRVQLDYGRTGLWVQLPSCEARLLAYRQTDPLRNPALTLDQLLDAPTGTPAFDQLAVNCKTVCIAICDITRPVPNQLILSGLLQRLERSGIQRESILILVATGLHRPNDRHELIEMVGEEIANRYRIENHDGQDRDQHRYLGQSPRGVPIWIDSRYLDADLKITTGLIEPHLMAGFSGGRKVICPGLAGIDTVRVWHGPNFLNHPRADCGNLDGNPVHEENSWIARRAGCDFIVNAVIDAERRPLKLVAGDMEQAFAEGVSFVREVVSATVPEPVDIVVTSSAGYPLDTTFYQSVKGLTAALPIIKEGGTIILAASMSEGIGSPEFAQLFQRHATVDDFMQQLFEPDYFSLDQWQLQKLAQVLTKAKVDIVTEGLSPETINHLFVRSAASVEEAIAQAFDRYGPQASLAVIPKGPYVLTSVA, encoded by the coding sequence ATGCGAGTACAACTCGACTACGGACGTACTGGACTCTGGGTCCAGCTTCCGTCCTGCGAGGCACGTTTGCTGGCTTATCGCCAAACCGACCCGCTGCGAAATCCTGCGCTGACCTTAGATCAATTGCTCGATGCTCCCACGGGAACCCCTGCCTTTGACCAATTGGCGGTCAACTGCAAGACGGTCTGCATCGCAATCTGTGACATCACGCGCCCGGTTCCTAACCAGCTGATCCTGTCCGGGTTACTTCAACGACTTGAGCGATCAGGCATCCAGCGTGAAAGTATCTTGATTCTCGTCGCAACCGGATTGCACCGTCCGAACGATCGACACGAGCTGATCGAAATGGTCGGTGAGGAAATCGCCAATCGCTATCGAATAGAAAACCACGATGGTCAAGACCGCGATCAACATCGCTATCTCGGACAAAGTCCGCGCGGTGTTCCGATCTGGATTGATTCCAGATACTTAGATGCGGATTTAAAGATCACCACAGGCCTCATTGAACCTCATTTAATGGCGGGTTTTTCCGGGGGCCGTAAAGTCATTTGTCCCGGCTTGGCCGGCATCGACACGGTACGAGTCTGGCATGGTCCAAATTTCCTCAACCATCCTCGGGCCGATTGTGGCAATCTGGATGGGAATCCGGTGCATGAGGAAAACAGTTGGATCGCTCGGCGTGCTGGATGCGACTTTATCGTAAATGCCGTGATCGATGCGGAACGGCGACCGTTGAAACTTGTCGCGGGTGACATGGAACAAGCTTTTGCGGAAGGCGTCTCATTTGTTCGAGAAGTGGTTTCGGCGACAGTGCCTGAACCGGTGGACATCGTCGTTACTAGCAGTGCAGGATATCCTTTGGACACGACCTTCTATCAGTCTGTCAAAGGTTTGACTGCCGCCTTACCGATCATCAAAGAGGGCGGCACAATCATTCTGGCAGCCAGCATGTCGGAAGGAATTGGCAGCCCTGAATTCGCTCAACTCTTCCAACGACATGCAACCGTTGATGATTTCATGCAGCAATTGTTTGAGCCGGATTACTTTTCACTCGATCAATGGCAACTGCAGAAGTTGGCACAGGTGTTAACAAAGGCCAAGGTGGACATTGTCACTGAGGGGCTGTCCCCCGAAACGATCAATCACCTGTTTGTCCGCAGCGCTGCTTCGGTGGAAGAGGCTATTGCGCAAGCGTTTGACCGATATGGGCCGCAAGCATCGCTGGCAGTCATCCCCAAAGGTCCGTACGTGTTGACGAGCGTGGCTTGA
- a CDS encoding serine/threonine-protein kinase has protein sequence MGLLDQFKSLLEGKLSISQRYELLREAVSGTMSSFHMAKDKKTGEVVGLKVLDPEKTEFFEARFKGLEKPSEGEIAIQISHDYIVKTIDYGITNSGEHYVLMEYLDGPGLNVLIKERSPLLNGNRLKLIKQMAQSIGVVHQAGFIHRDICPRNFICANDATELKLIDFGLSVPATKDFMQPGNRTGTPNYMAPEVVRRRPTDQRVDIFSLGVTVYQLCALELPWPSQDVTGKAAMLHDTKAPVNLLDVCPKLNPKLAKVIMECLSVQPSERPNSTDEFLRAIGGVTSAES, from the coding sequence ATGGGTTTGCTTGATCAATTCAAGTCGTTGCTCGAAGGCAAATTAAGTATTAGTCAACGTTACGAGTTGTTGCGCGAAGCTGTCTCCGGAACGATGTCCTCCTTCCACATGGCCAAGGACAAAAAGACGGGCGAAGTCGTTGGCCTCAAGGTGCTCGATCCCGAAAAAACAGAATTCTTTGAAGCCCGCTTTAAGGGTCTGGAGAAGCCGTCGGAAGGCGAAATTGCGATCCAGATTTCACACGACTACATCGTGAAAACGATCGATTACGGCATAACCAACTCCGGCGAACATTATGTGTTGATGGAGTATTTGGACGGGCCTGGCTTAAACGTCTTGATCAAAGAACGCAGCCCGTTGCTCAATGGCAATCGACTCAAATTGATCAAGCAAATGGCCCAATCGATTGGAGTCGTGCACCAAGCTGGCTTCATCCATCGCGATATCTGCCCACGTAATTTCATCTGTGCCAACGATGCCACCGAGTTGAAATTGATCGATTTTGGCCTTAGCGTACCAGCCACGAAAGATTTCATGCAGCCTGGCAATCGCACCGGCACCCCCAACTATATGGCCCCGGAGGTCGTGCGACGACGGCCAACCGATCAGCGAGTTGATATCTTTTCACTCGGCGTCACCGTTTATCAGCTCTGTGCATTGGAACTCCCCTGGCCATCCCAAGATGTGACGGGCAAGGCAGCCATGCTGCACGACACCAAGGCACCGGTCAATTTGCTTGACGTCTGCCCGAAACTCAATCCGAAGCTGGCAAAAGTGATCATGGAGTGCTTGTCCGTCCAGCCTTCCGAGCGACCGAACAGTACAGATGAATTCCTGAGAGCGATCGGCGGCGTCACTTCGGCTGAGAGTTGA
- the accD gene encoding acetyl-CoA carboxylase, carboxyltransferase subunit beta has protein sequence MATNLSSRAMKRPKRGVPEGLWQRCPGCQTAIFRKEAEKRLGVCPECGYHFYVSAGERIRQVLDEGTFEEWDEGLMPDDPLEFKDKKPYRDRLTAEQKRTGLRDAAITGTGMVRARRVAFAVTDSAFIMGSMGSVVGERLTRLVERATEQKLPAIIVSGSGGGARMHEGIHSLMQMAKVSAALARHDAAGGLFISVLTNPTMGGVAASFASLGDVIFAEPKALIGFAGPRTIKATIRIELPEGFQTSEFLLKHGFIDRIVSRDRLKSEIARVIDYCGK, from the coding sequence ATGGCAACAAATCTTTCATCACGTGCTATGAAGCGACCCAAGCGTGGCGTCCCTGAGGGACTCTGGCAACGGTGCCCCGGATGCCAAACCGCAATTTTTCGCAAGGAAGCCGAAAAACGTCTGGGAGTTTGCCCGGAGTGCGGCTACCACTTTTATGTATCTGCTGGCGAGCGAATTCGCCAAGTCTTGGACGAAGGGACTTTTGAAGAGTGGGACGAGGGCTTGATGCCTGACGACCCACTAGAATTCAAAGACAAGAAGCCGTATCGGGATCGGCTGACGGCCGAACAAAAACGGACTGGCCTGCGGGATGCTGCGATCACCGGCACTGGAATGGTGCGTGCCCGCCGAGTTGCATTCGCCGTGACGGACTCAGCGTTTATCATGGGCAGCATGGGTTCGGTCGTGGGCGAACGGCTTACTAGATTGGTCGAGCGAGCGACAGAACAAAAATTGCCTGCGATCATCGTGAGCGGATCTGGTGGTGGAGCCCGCATGCACGAGGGAATTCACTCGTTAATGCAGATGGCCAAGGTGTCAGCTGCGTTGGCGCGTCACGATGCGGCGGGTGGCCTGTTCATTTCCGTACTGACCAATCCCACGATGGGAGGTGTCGCAGCCAGTTTCGCCTCGCTGGGCGACGTCATTTTTGCCGAACCAAAGGCATTGATTGGTTTTGCCGGACCTCGCACGATCAAAGCCACCATCCGGATCGAATTACCGGAAGGGTTTCAAACGAGTGAATTTCTGTTGAAACATGGCTTTATCGATCGCATCGTCTCGCGTGATCGCCTCAAAAGCGAAATTGCCCGAGTCATCGATTACTGCGGAAAATAA